The following nucleotide sequence is from Corynebacterium hindlerae.
TTCTCATCAAATTGGACGATGACCTCCACCCGGTCCAGATAGATGTCCTTGGTGCGCTCAGTCATCCCAGTGACCAGGAAACCCGTGGCCAGCAGCGCCAGGGAGATCGCCGTGGTGATGATCAGCGCGATGGTCATGGTCAGGTTGCGGCCGAGGCCTTGGAATGCCTCACGAAACACGATTCCGAGTCGCATATTAACGCCCCTCCCCGTACACGCCGTGTGCTTCGTCGCGCACCAGCTTGCCCATGTGCAGCTCGATCACGCGTCGGCGCATGTTGTTCACAGCCTGCGCATTGTGCGTAGACATCACCACTGTGGTGCCGAGCTTATTAATGCGGTTGAGCAGCACCATAATGTCCTGGGAGGTATCGGGGTCCAGGTTTCCGGTGGGCTCGTCGGCGAGCAGCACCAGCGGCCGGTTTACGAAGGCGCGGGCGATGGCGACACGCTGCTGCTCGCCACCGGATAGTTCGTTTGGCATTCGGTTGGCCTTGGCATCCAGGCCGACCATTTCCAGGGTGTCCATCACCGACTTCTCGATCGTCCGCTTCGGTCGACCAATCACCTCGAGGGCAAACGCCACGTTCTGGTAGACGTTCTTCTTCGGCAACAGCCGGAAGTCCTGGAACACGTAGCCGATATGCTGGCGGAGTTTGTTCACCTGCCCGCCACGCAACTTGTTCACGTGGTAATCCGACACGTAGACATCACCTGACGTCGGCGTCTCTTCTTTCAGCATGAGCTGCAGGAACGTAGACTTACCAGATCCGGAGGGGCCGATAAGAAAGACGAACTCGCCCTTATCGATCTCCAAGGAAATGTTGTCCAGCGCCGGCCGCGTAGATGTCTTATAGGACTTTGTCACTCGGTCGAATTTAATCACACAGGTAACAGTAGTTGACTTTTTCCCCTTTGGAAACTCTTAGTTTTGCTTTTGCAGCTTAACGACGCCACACCTCTAGCGAAAACCGCGATTAAGCTTCAGCCTGTTCCATCCGCCAGCGGATCCCAGCCTCCAAGAAATCATCGATTTCACCATCGAGGACCTTGGACGGATCATTCACCTCGTACCCCATCCGCAGATCCTTGACCATCTGGTACGGGTGCAGGACGTAGGAACGCATCTGGTTACCCCAAGAGGCGTTACCGCCAGCGCCAAGCGCATCCAATTCCGCGCGCTCTTCCTGACGCTTACGCTCCAAAAGTTTTGCCTGGAGCACCCGCAGCGCGGAGGCCTTGTTCTGGATCTGAGACTTCTCGTTTTGGCAGGTCACCACGATCCCGGTTGGCAGGTGCGTAATACGCACCGCGGAGTCGGTGGTGTTCACGGACTGGCCACCAGGCCCGGAGGAACGGTACACATCGACGCGAATATCGGAATCTGGAATGTCAATATGGTCTGTCTGTTCCACCACCGGCAACACCTCAACCTCAGCGAAGGAGGTCTGGCGGCGCCCCTGATTGTCAAACGGAGAAATACGGACCAGGCGGTGCGCGCCCTGCTCGACGGAAAGGGTGCCATACATATACTCGCCGTGC
It contains:
- the ftsE gene encoding cell division ATP-binding protein FtsE — encoded protein: MIKFDRVTKSYKTSTRPALDNISLEIDKGEFVFLIGPSGSGKSTFLQLMLKEETPTSGDVYVSDYHVNKLRGGQVNKLRQHIGYVFQDFRLLPKKNVYQNVAFALEVIGRPKRTIEKSVMDTLEMVGLDAKANRMPNELSGGEQQRVAIARAFVNRPLVLLADEPTGNLDPDTSQDIMVLLNRINKLGTTVVMSTHNAQAVNNMRRRVIELHMGKLVRDEAHGVYGEGR
- the prfB gene encoding peptide chain release factor 2, with the protein product MRPEISAELARLDATLTTIEKVMDPQEMADRVRELEAKASDPALWDDPDYAQQVTSQLSATQASLRKVTSLRQRLEDLPVMYELTEAEGEGTELADDELAEVRAEIESLEVKTMLSGEYDSREAVINIRSGAGGVDAADWAEMLMRMYVRWAEKNDHKVDIYDISYAEEAGIKSATFVVHGEYMYGTLSVEQGAHRLVRISPFDNQGRRQTSFAEVEVLPVVEQTDHIDIPDSDIRVDVYRSSGPGGQSVNTTDSAVRITHLPTGIVVTCQNEKSQIQNKASALRVLQAKLLERKRQEERAELDALGAGGNASWGNQMRSYVLHPYQMVKDLRMGYEVNDPSKVLDGEIDDFLEAGIRWRMEQAEA